One region of Carya illinoinensis cultivar Pawnee chromosome 8, C.illinoinensisPawnee_v1, whole genome shotgun sequence genomic DNA includes:
- the LOC122318798 gene encoding serine/arginine-rich splicing factor 11 isoform X1 yields MAASSSSSTSSSSSGSDSVSSPSHRRRRHRSRRDRERNREALNIRKKSRSHTKRRRRNHHHSDNSHSSSASDYSRSDSSSHSEPETSSHSKRHKKSDRPKKNKEKDQSKSDRHKQHSRKLKEKQQDERSSGPVQLSKFLGRGKDDGVRLSAISGKKIRLKVDRTKEDKLAENKRNELLKFLNASFD; encoded by the exons ATGGCcgcctcatcttcttcttccacatCCTCCTCGTCCTCAGGTTCTGATTCCGTGTCTTCTCCCTCTCACCGTCGCCGCCGTCACCGTAGCCGCAGAGACCGGGAAAGAAACAGAGAAGCCCTCAATATCAGAAAGAAAAGCCGCTCCCACACTAAACGACGTCGCCGAAACCATCACCACTCCGATAATTCTCACTCTTCATCCGCCTCTGATTATTCCAG AAGTGACAGTTCTTCCCACAGTGAGCCTGAAACATCTAGTCATTCAAAGCGGCACAAGAAGAGCGACAGACCAAAGAAG AACAAGGAAAAGGACCAAAGCAAGAGTGATCGCCATAAACAGCATAGTCGCAAACTTAAAGAG AAACAGCAGGATGAGAGAAGTAGCGGCCCTGTTCAGCTTTCTAAG TTTTTAGGGCGTGGCAAGGATGATGGTGTTCGTCTTAGTGCTATCTCTGGAAAAAAG ATTCGATTGAAAGTTGATAGAACGAAGGAGGACAAGTTGGCagagaataaaagaaatgaactgtTGAAATTTTTAAATGCTAGTTTTGATTGA
- the LOC122274653 gene encoding putative invertase inhibitor, whose translation MDLTQCSNVAGAQKADLIISACDRTLYKDLCTKTLQSDSESRGATDIGVLAKVALQQTSSLAKQIQGQLSKQKDKSAAFKDCNENYQDASERLQDSLTSLKSKKYSDVLTWVSAAMSDSDSCENGLKEMGKASPILSLSATFSQLCSIVLAITNKLAGH comes from the exons ATGGATCTCACG CAATGCAGCAATGTTGCAGGAGCGCAAAAAGCTGATCTTATAATCTCAGCTTGTGATCGTACTTTGTACAAGGATCTGTGCACAAAAACCCTTCAATCTGACTCGGAGAGCCGTGGGGCTACTGATATTGGCGTGCTAGCCAAAGTTGCACTGCAGCAGACGTCATCCCTGGCTAAGCAAATTCAGGGCCAGCTCTCCAAACAGAAAGATAAATCCGCTGCCTTTAAAGATTGCAATGAGAACTACCAAGATGCAAGTGAGCGACTCCAGGACTCCCTCACGTCCTTGAAGTCTAAAAAGTATAGTGATGTATTAACATGGGTGTCTGCTGCAATGAGCGATTCTGATTCATGTGAGAATGGTTTGAAGGAAATGGGCAAAGCCTCTCCCATACTTAGTTTGAGTGCGACATTCAGCCAGCTCTGCAGCATTGTCTTGGCGATTACCAATAAACTGGCGGGTCACTAA
- the LOC122318798 gene encoding transcription elongation factor B polypeptide 3 isoform X4, giving the protein MAASSSSSTSSSSSGSDSVSSPSHRRRRHRSRRDRERNREALNIRKKSRSHTKRRRRNHHHSDNSHSSSASDYSSEPETSSHSKRHKKSDRPKKNKEKDQSKSDRHKQHSRKLKEKQQDERSSGPVQLSKFLGRGKDDGVRLSAISGKKIRLKVDRTKEDKLAENKRNELLKFLNASFD; this is encoded by the exons ATGGCcgcctcatcttcttcttccacatCCTCCTCGTCCTCAGGTTCTGATTCCGTGTCTTCTCCCTCTCACCGTCGCCGCCGTCACCGTAGCCGCAGAGACCGGGAAAGAAACAGAGAAGCCCTCAATATCAGAAAGAAAAGCCGCTCCCACACTAAACGACGTCGCCGAAACCATCACCACTCCGATAATTCTCACTCTTCATCCGCCTCTGATTATTCCAG TGAGCCTGAAACATCTAGTCATTCAAAGCGGCACAAGAAGAGCGACAGACCAAAGAAG AACAAGGAAAAGGACCAAAGCAAGAGTGATCGCCATAAACAGCATAGTCGCAAACTTAAAGAG AAACAGCAGGATGAGAGAAGTAGCGGCCCTGTTCAGCTTTCTAAG TTTTTAGGGCGTGGCAAGGATGATGGTGTTCGTCTTAGTGCTATCTCTGGAAAAAAG ATTCGATTGAAAGTTGATAGAACGAAGGAGGACAAGTTGGCagagaataaaagaaatgaactgtTGAAATTTTTAAATGCTAGTTTTGATTGA
- the LOC122318798 gene encoding luc7-like protein 3 isoform X3 has translation MAASSSSSTSSSSSGSDSVSSPSHRRRRHRSRRDRERNREALNIRKKSRSHTKRRRRNHHHSDNSHSSSASDYSSSSHSEPETSSHSKRHKKSDRPKKNKEKDQSKSDRHKQHSRKLKEKQQDERSSGPVQLSKFLGRGKDDGVRLSAISGKKIRLKVDRTKEDKLAENKRNELLKFLNASFD, from the exons ATGGCcgcctcatcttcttcttccacatCCTCCTCGTCCTCAGGTTCTGATTCCGTGTCTTCTCCCTCTCACCGTCGCCGCCGTCACCGTAGCCGCAGAGACCGGGAAAGAAACAGAGAAGCCCTCAATATCAGAAAGAAAAGCCGCTCCCACACTAAACGACGTCGCCGAAACCATCACCACTCCGATAATTCTCACTCTTCATCCGCCTCTGATTATTCCAG TTCTTCCCACAGTGAGCCTGAAACATCTAGTCATTCAAAGCGGCACAAGAAGAGCGACAGACCAAAGAAG AACAAGGAAAAGGACCAAAGCAAGAGTGATCGCCATAAACAGCATAGTCGCAAACTTAAAGAG AAACAGCAGGATGAGAGAAGTAGCGGCCCTGTTCAGCTTTCTAAG TTTTTAGGGCGTGGCAAGGATGATGGTGTTCGTCTTAGTGCTATCTCTGGAAAAAAG ATTCGATTGAAAGTTGATAGAACGAAGGAGGACAAGTTGGCagagaataaaagaaatgaactgtTGAAATTTTTAAATGCTAGTTTTGATTGA
- the LOC122319362 gene encoding pectinesterase-like, with the protein MASKLSILCTFFLLSMLLSSSPSLAGSSTEDGICNSTQYPSFCKSRLPPNKSGSTIHDNGRHFVHLSLSSAQDFSQLIKSYLTPHSSYSEATIHALQDCQFLADLNVDFLSKTSQTVNFTDSVNSLLADDLQTLSSATLTNQETCFDSLQEVASDSSVRKELLDPLSNGTKVYSISLDLLNRGWVVQAKRGRMLTERKFIFSKILENARKKLSPALVMSLRNKQESSESAIVRKLLQTMGNILVSRRVVVNPNGSGNFKTINDAVAAAPNNTGTSNSYFVIHVVAGVYAEYVSIAKNKQNLMMIGDGVNRTVITGNHSVADGWTTFNSSTFAVAGQGFVATNITFRNTAGAIKNQAVAVRNGADLSTFYRCSFEGYQDTLYTHSMRQFYRECDIYGTVDFIFGNAAAVFQDCNIYPRLPLQGQFNAITAQGRTDPNQNTGTSIHNCSIKAAKDLASGDGTTKTYLGRPWKQYSRTVYMQSFMDSLIDPSGWQEWSGTFALSTLYYAEYNNSGPGSNTSGRVTWPGYHVINATDAANFTVSKFIQGDAWLPATGVPYNGGLL; encoded by the exons ATGGCTTCCAAGCTATCCATATTATGCACCTTCTTTCTACTGAGCATGCTCCTCTCCTCGTCTCCATCTCTTGCAGGCTCTTCCACCGAAGATGGCATTTGCAACTCCACACAATACCCATCTTTTTGCAAATCAAGATTACCACCTAACAAGTCTGGCAGTACCATACACGATAATGGCAGGCACTTTGTTCACCTCTCTTTATCATCAGCACAAGACTTTAGCCAGCTCATCAAATCATACCTAACTCCACATTCCTCGTATTCCGAAGCCACCATTCATGCCCTCCAAGATTGTCAGTTTTTAGCTGACCTGAATGTGGATTTCCTGTCGAAAACTTCTCAAACTGTTAATTTTACAGATAGTGTAAACAGCTTGCTAGCAGATGACTTGCAAACATTGTCTAGTGCCACCTTAACAAACCAAGAAACATGTTTTGATAGCCTTCAAGAGGTAGCATCAGACTCCAGCGTCAGAAAAGAACTGCTAGATCCCCTATCTAATGGGACTAAGGTTTATAGCATTTCTCTCGATCTTTTGAATCGTGGTTGGGTTGTTCAGGCAAAGAGAGGAAGAATGTTAACagaaagaaaatttatattttccaaGATATTGGAAAATGCTAGAAAGAAACTTTCCCCAGCTTTAGTAATGTCATTGCGCAACAAACAAGAAAGTTCCGAGTCTGCAATTGTGAGGAAGCTGCTTCAGACTATGGGCAACATATTGGTGAGCCGAAGGGTGGTTGTGAACCCAAATGGTAGTGGAAACTTCAAAACTATCAATGATGCTGTGGCTGCTGCTCCAAACAATACCGGAACTAGTAATAGCTATTTTGTGATTCACGTGGTAGCCGGGGTCTATGCAGAGTATGTTTCCATTGCTAAGAATAAACAAAACTTGATGATGATTGGAGATGGTGTCAACCGGACTGTGATCACAGGCAATCATAGCGTTGCAGATGGTTGGACTACATTTAATTCTTCGACATTTG CTGTGGCCGGGCAGGGATTTGTAGCAACAAACATCACCTTTCGCAACACAGCCGGAGCAATCAAGAACCAAGCTGTGGCAGTCCGTAATGGAGCTGACCTCTCCACATTTTACAGATGCAGTTTTGAAGGCTACCAAGACACATTATATACGCATTCAATGAGGCAATTTTACAGAGAATGCGATATCTATGGCACGGTTGATTTCATATTTGGTAATGCCGCCGCTGTTTTCCAAGACTGCAACATTTACCCAAGACTTCCACTGCAAGGACAGTTCAATGCCATCACCGCACAAGGCAGAACAGATCCCAACCAAAACACCGGAACTTCCATCCATAACTGCAGCATTAAAGCAGCCAAGGACTTGGCCTCTGGCGATGGAACTACGAAAACGTACCTCGGGAGGCCATGGAAGCAGTATTCAAGAACTGTTTATATGCAATCTTTTATGGATAGCCTCATTGACCCTTCAGGTTGGCAGGAATGGTCTGGGACTTTTGCCCTGAGTACGTTGTACTATGCAGAGTACAATAATTCAGGGCCTGGATCGAACACCAGTGGAAGGGTTACATGGCCCGGTTACCATGTTATAAATGCGACAGATGCTGCCAACTTCACTGTGTCAAAATTCATACAAGGAGATGCGTGGTTGCCTGCGACTGGGGTGCCTTACAATGGTGGTTTGCTATAA
- the LOC122318798 gene encoding transcription elongation factor B polypeptide 3 isoform X2, which translates to MAASSSSSTSSSSSGSDSVSSPSHRRRRHRSRRDRERNREALNIRKKSRSHTKRRRRNHHHSDNSHSSSASDYSSDSSSHSEPETSSHSKRHKKSDRPKKNKEKDQSKSDRHKQHSRKLKEKQQDERSSGPVQLSKFLGRGKDDGVRLSAISGKKIRLKVDRTKEDKLAENKRNELLKFLNASFD; encoded by the exons ATGGCcgcctcatcttcttcttccacatCCTCCTCGTCCTCAGGTTCTGATTCCGTGTCTTCTCCCTCTCACCGTCGCCGCCGTCACCGTAGCCGCAGAGACCGGGAAAGAAACAGAGAAGCCCTCAATATCAGAAAGAAAAGCCGCTCCCACACTAAACGACGTCGCCGAAACCATCACCACTCCGATAATTCTCACTCTTCATCCGCCTCTGATTATTCCAG TGACAGTTCTTCCCACAGTGAGCCTGAAACATCTAGTCATTCAAAGCGGCACAAGAAGAGCGACAGACCAAAGAAG AACAAGGAAAAGGACCAAAGCAAGAGTGATCGCCATAAACAGCATAGTCGCAAACTTAAAGAG AAACAGCAGGATGAGAGAAGTAGCGGCCCTGTTCAGCTTTCTAAG TTTTTAGGGCGTGGCAAGGATGATGGTGTTCGTCTTAGTGCTATCTCTGGAAAAAAG ATTCGATTGAAAGTTGATAGAACGAAGGAGGACAAGTTGGCagagaataaaagaaatgaactgtTGAAATTTTTAAATGCTAGTTTTGATTGA
- the LOC122274651 gene encoding F-box/kelch-repeat protein At3g23880-like — MAKKLPEDVVFQTLLSLPVVSLLRFKCVCKSWYALITRPDFIREHILHHRSPSKKNKNALFLLDRIDKTTNDHLLSTLSYQTLRVSLTQPLPPPYSGIDEQFNVFVVGSCDGLICLSDASAWKIVLWNPATKETNVVPESRFHHLPSNYCSYSNAVGFGFDSKTNDYKIIRILRLVNSDPSGPYYESDLYSLSTNSWKLVQSQPWFDVPYFFIYDGLMGTRTYTNGMASWRAQGDCEDILSFDMSKEVFLRTPMPAESAIGSGLYDWRDMFVLNESVALAFRIPNEEQSEVCFHIWLLGEFGAEESWRKIYTLGPLTGFDIVLGFWKDNALFLESADGRLFLYDSSSKEMNHLQIDGAPMTLQLMTFMETLISVKGGDETEEQDNS; from the coding sequence ATGGCCAAAAAACTGCCGGAAGACGTGGTGTTCCAGACGCTGCTATCGCTGCCAGTCGTTTCTTTATTGCGGTTCAAGTGCGTCTGCAAATCCTGGTACGCTCTCATTACTCGCCCTGACTTCATCAGAGAACACATCCTCCACCATCGCTCCCCTtcaaagaagaacaagaatGCCCTTTTTCTCCTGGACCGCATAGATAAAACTACCAATGATCATCTTCTCTCCACTCTTTCTTACCAAACACTCCGAGTATCGCTTACACAACCTTTGCCTCCACCGTATTCTGGGATCGACGAGCAATTCAACGTTTTTGTGGTGGGTTCTTGCGATGGTCTGATCTGCCTTTCCGATGCCTCTGCCTGGAAAATTGTTCTATGGAACCCTGCCACTAAAGAAACAAATGTTGTACCCGAATCAAGATTTCACCACCTTCCTAGTAACTATTGCTCCTATAGTAATGCTGTCGGATTCGGTTTTGATTCCAAGACTAATGACTACAAGATAATCAGGATTCTTCGCCTCGTTAACTCCGATCCCTCCGGACCGTACTACGAAAGTGACCTATATAGCTTAAGCACCAATTCTTGGAAACTAGTTCAAAGTCAACCCTGGTTTGATGTCCCGTACTTCTTCATTTACGACGGTTTGATGGGTACGAGGACATACACTAATGGAATGGCTTCATGGCGGGCACAAGGTGACTGCGAGGATATTTTGTCATTTGATATGAGCAAAGAGGTTTTCCTTAGAACACCGATGCCAGCTGAAAGCGCTATTGGGAGTGGGCTTTATGATTGGAGAGACATGTTTGTGTTGAATGAATCGGTTGCTCTGGCTTTTCGTATCCCAAATGAAGAACAGTCAGAGGTTTGCTTTCATATATGGTTGTTGGGTGAGTTTGGTGCCGAGGAATCTTGGAGGAAGATATATACTCTGGGACCTCTTACAGGATTTGACATTGTATTAGGGTTTTGGAAGGATAatgctctgtttttggaaagTGCTGATGGTCGACTGTTCTTGTATGACTCCTCTTCCAAAGAAATGAACCATCTTCAAATTGATGGAGCACCGATGACGTTGCAGTTGATGACTTTCATGGAGACCTTAATTTCTGTCAAGGGGGGAGATGAAACTGAAGAACAGGATAATTCCTGA